The proteins below come from a single Benincasa hispida cultivar B227 chromosome 4, ASM972705v1, whole genome shotgun sequence genomic window:
- the LOC120076744 gene encoding phytolongin Phyl1.1-like has protein sequence MDPSQSKIYYCSVSRGERMLYVYSSGDQEIENLADLCLKSAPPYHKWYFETLGKKTFGFLMKEGYIYFAIADEVIGNQALLQFLEQLRDEFKRVAKKGSRGSFSSMNSISLQEQLVPVICKLITSLENVSHNSKDWMAETPSSNNGLSPSPSNVNGQVDILASTKAPLLGKSNKPEKKKGKDHVVTMRGIEMEEHRKSTDRGLKIDSVSLESSNQGGSGSSIPVQKDSNPLRRSNSQSIRRRWWRHVRIALAVDAVVCLILFVIWLIVCNGVSCVR, from the coding sequence ATGGATCCAAGTCAGAGCAAAATTTACTACTGTTCTGTTTCAAGGGGCGAACGTATGCTCTATGTGTATAGTAGTGGTGACCAGGAGATTGAGAATTTAGCTGATTTATGCTTGAAAAGTGCCCCTCCTTATCACAAGTGGTATTTTGAAACGTTGGGTAAAAAAACGTTTGGGTTCTTGATGAAAGAAGGGTATATTTATTTTGCAATTGCTGATGAAGTTATAGGTAATCAGGCTCTTCTCCAGTTTCTAGAGCAGTTAAGAGATGAATTCAAAAGGGTAGCAAAGAAAGGTTCACGAGGGAGTTTCTCAAGTATGAACTCCATTAGTCTGCAAGAACAGCTAGTGCCTGTAATTTGTAAGTTAATCACCTCATTGGAGAATGTCTCCCACAATAGTAAGGATTGGATGGCTGAAACTCCCTCCTCAAACAATGGTCTGTCTCCATCTCCGAGTAATGTGAATGGCCAAGTGGACATTTTGGCTTCCACGAAAGCCCCTCTGCTCGGGAAATCGAACAAACcagagaagaaaaagggaaaggaTCATGTGGTAACGATGAGAGGTATTGAGATGGAGGAGCATAGAAAATCTACAGATAGAGGTTTGAAGATTGATTCAGTCTCTTTGGAATCCAGTAATCAGGGTGGATCGGGGTCTTCAATTCCGGTGCAGAAAGACAGTAATCCATTGAGGAGATCAAACTCTCAAAGCATCCGTAGAAGATGGTGGCGTCATGTGAGGATCGCGCTTGCTGTTGATGCTGTTGTATGTCTGATATTGTTTGTCATTTGGTTGATTGTCTGCAATGGTGTTTCTTGTGTTCGCTGA
- the LOC120076335 gene encoding uncharacterized protein LOC120076335, whose protein sequence is MATVGHARPTSWFNQKIVDPLLQILQRGAEPKQLAFSAALGITLGLFPICGVTVFLCGFAIAFLGSLCHAPTVMLANFIATPIELSLVVPFLRFGEAISGGARFPFTPDAFKKVFTGQASHEVLLSIAHVLLGWLVAAPFILGVGYFLFLPCFKILVRKFGTVASSPKKLPHSHSEIKLKVRDV, encoded by the exons ATGGCAACAGTAGGACATGCCCGTCCGACCAGTTGGTTTAACCAGAAGATCGTCGATCCTCTCCTCCAAATCCTACAGAG GGGCGCAGAGCCGAAGCAACTGGCATTCTCTGCAGCTCTAGGCATAACCCTGGGATTGTTTCCTATATGCG GGGTCACTGTTTTCCTATGCGGGTTTGCAATTGCATTTCTTGGATCACTTTGTCATGCTCCAACAGTGATGCTTGCTAACTTTATTGCTACTCCCATAGAATTAAG TTTGGTGGTGCCTTTCTTGCGCTTTGGTGAAGCTATTTCCGGGGGAGCTCGTTTTCCATTTACACCTGATGCTTTTAAGAAAGTTTTTACTGGCCAAGCTTCGCATGAAGTACTATTGAGTATTGCTCACGTG TTGTTGGGATGGCTTGTTGCTGCACCCTTTATTCTGGGCGTTggatatttcttatttttaccATGTTTCAAGATTTTGGTCCGCAAGTTCGGCACGGTTGCTTCAAGCCCTAAGAAGTTGCCTCATTCGCACTCAGAAATCAAACTGAAGGTGAGAGATGTCTGA